A single Theropithecus gelada isolate Dixy chromosome 7b, Tgel_1.0, whole genome shotgun sequence DNA region contains:
- the DIO3 gene encoding thyroxine 5-deiodinase, which yields MPSQAASRLVVGEGEGSQGASGPAATMLRSLLLHSLRLCAQTASCLVLFPRFLGTAFMLWLLDFLCIRKHFLGRRRRGQPEPEVELNSEGEEVPPDDPPICVSDDNRLCTLASLKAVWHGQKLDFFKQAHEGGPAPNSEVVLPDGFQSQRILDYAQGNRPLVLNFGSCT from the coding sequence ATGCCTAGCCAGGCCGCGTCGCGGTTGGTGGTCGGAGAGGGCGAGGGGTCCCAGGGGGCTTCGGGGCCTGCAGCCACCATGCTCCGCTCCCTGCTGCTTCACTCCTTGAGGCTCTGCGCCCAGACCGCCTCGTGCCTCGTGCTCTTCCCGCGCTTCCTCGGCACGGCCTTCATGCTTTGGCTCCTCGATTTCTTGTGTATCCGCAAGCATTTCCTGGGCCGCCGCCGCCGGGGGCAGCCCGAGCCCGAAGTGGAGCTCAACAGTGAAGGCGAGGAGGTGCCCCCCGATGACCCGCCCATCTGCGTGTCCGACGACAACCGCCTGTGCACCCTGGCGTCGCTCAAGGCGGTGTGGCATGGTCAGAAGTTGGATTTCTTCAAGCAGGCGCACGAGGGTGGTCCAGCGCCCAACTCCGAGGTGGTTCTGCCCGACGGCTTCCAGAGCCAGCGCATCCTCGACTACGCGCAAGGGAACCGCCCGCTGGTTCTCAATTTCGGCAGCTGCACCTGA